The genomic region AAGTTAATGCCATTTAATCTATCCTTTTTGTGGTTGCTTTAGATTTATGAGTCTCGACAACTTAACTTTGCAATATAAGCTCCGTAACAAGGGCACGGATGGGCACAGAGGAACAGAAACGCCAAACTCCAAGAAAGGCGCAGACTCGGTAACGGACAAGTAAATAAATGTGCTAGGTTGCTAAATTTATCGACCCCATCCCATCTGAAAGCCTCTAATCTTCTTAAACAAGTAAAGCAAAAGCTGAATCTTTCAAGTAAGGCAAGCTATTACTAAAATGGCTTACCAATCAATTTATTCCCAACCATGGAATCTGAATTGTCGTAATTGTTTATATGAGTTGTCATAACTTGTTGTGCAGCTTACATATTGTCGTTTCACTGTTTGGACCTATGCCCGTAATTACTCTTcccccaagtcaaacaactcatcCTTGAGTTTGTGATGGACATGGTTGATGCGAGGGTATGATGTCCACATGACACAACACGAGGGGAACCACAAAATAATTTATTTGTTGCTTTTAGAGTACTCTTTCACCCTCTTTCCACTACCTCCCTCTCCTTTGGCAATCTCGTCCACGGTGGGCCAAACTTAGGTTTACCAATTTGCATCGTGTCACGTCCTTTGTTTGTAGGAGCATGGAGCAATGAGTGAACACACCCTGGTTACATGATACTTCGATTGCTATGCTTTTTTCTGTTCTTTTTTTTTTCATTCTACCCCTGCAATGTAGTGCAAGCTTGAGTCTCTCTGTCAGATTTTCTTTATTCTTCCCATGCTACCTTTGCTAACTGCATGGATTCTCTTTAGCGACTGTTTAAGTTCTTATGTAGTGAACTACATACTCTCTTAATGTGTGTTTGAAGTTTGGGATTTTGTTCAGATCAAGCATTTCACATCCAGTGGTCTACATTGTAATTGTAGGATTAACGTGTCACAAACTAGATACATTGCATCATAGCCAGATTAGTAATTAACATCATCAGATATGTGTTTAACTATGTGGAAGCGTAGTAATTGACTACAGGAAGATTTGAAGGCAATAGAAACTAGTTCACCAGGTAACTGTAAATTAGGCTTTGTAAAATGACCCCAATTGCATGTCCCAATGTTGTGACTAGTCGGCACTTATCTATCAACTAGTTGTACACTAGTTACCATTCTACCCTACAGGTAACAAAAACGTTGCATGACACCAAGTGTTAATGCCTTTAGTAAACACAGTCATCTTCATATAACCAATGAACATTTTTGTTACCTGTAGGGTTGTGGACCAAGTTATCAAGGCCTCTTCATATCAGCAAGAATTAAACTATTTTACATTTTTCTTATATATGAGCTATTCAATATCTTCTGCTACCTAGACCCAGTCCCGTGCAAGTTTATTTTGTTAATATTTTGTCCCCACTTGCAAGCTTCAGCATGTACTTGGAATTATCCTGTCTGCTATCATTAAACAAGATGTGCTTTGCATTTACATCTCTTGTTATCCATATTAGATTGAATGCTGACCATGTTTGGTAAAAAATCTCGTTTGCAGGGAGAGGTGATGATAAAGGATATTTGCTGACCAAACTTGCAGTAGTTCTTCTTTAAGGAAATAGAACTTGGCGTCATGACACATAGAAATATGCTCTGGACACATCAGTCTGTTAATCCTGAATGGGAGCAAAGACATGCCCAAGTTCAACCAGGAAGTTCCTATTATGCAGGCACTGCAAGTGATTCATCCAACCTGGGTGTGCAAGTTGCTGTGGGAGTTCCAGGAAATACTGCTAATGTTGGTATATGTGATTTGCGGAATCATGAGTGCCCGCATGTTCATAATTCATACCCACATGCCGGTGTTACATCAAGATTTGTCTTCCCAACTACTATGTACAACCCTAGCATGTCAGCAGCAGCTGTCAACATATATATTCCTCAGACTCAAAGCTTTGGACTAGGCAGTGTGCTACCACCATCTttacataatcaagttcccacagGAACTATTGATGAGAGTAGCAGCAGTGTCAATTTTGGTGATAGTGCTATTGGATTCATGAAAAGGAAAAATGCAGTAGTTGCTGGAAGCCATCATTTTCTTCATGGATTTGCTGGGTCAAGTTCATCTGTTCATGTGCCTCAGAATCCTGTGCATGGGCCATGGAATCCTTCATCTCAATCAAATTGTTTACCCAGTTCTGCAGCTTCAAACCTACCAGAATACCACAATAGTAATGGGTGGCCATACTTAGAAGAATCTTCTGCAGATGCTTCAAACAGTTTCAGTTCTGTGGCTGCTTGCCAGGAGCTGGCACCTCATGGTAACTATTTATATCCAGCTTGTCACATAAGCCAGTCCAATACATGGGTTCCACAGCCTGCAGGTTATGGAGTACCACAGTGGGGATATAGTAATGCAGTGGTCAATCCTCCAGGTTAGTAGACCTTCTGAATAAAGATATATTCATCTGGTGTTTTGCTGAATTATGAATTAAGGAATCGTCTCACAGTTTACAGTTTATTTAATTACCATTTTTTTATTAGATTTGCTAATAAGGTTAGCAGTAAATTTCTGCTATCATGGATTGACTGACCATTGAATGGAAATCTTTGAGTGTGAGATTAGTAATACTTGGCAGGATTACTGTTTTTTATTAGATTTGCTAATATGGTTAGCAGTAAATTTCTGTTATCATGGATTGACTGGCCATTGAATGAAATCTTTGAGTGTGAGATTAGTGATGTACTTGGCATTGGCAACTCTTGATTTTAACTTGTTTTGTTCATCAGGAACTGCAGACATGTCAAATGGGCCACTGCCTCATTTCTGCCAGAATAGTATGCAGGCACCTCAAATACAAGTGTCCCATCAACAGTTCATCGGTAACAATGCGGTGCATGGTTTAAATCCTTCTGCCACAGGCCTTCCTTTACATCCAAGAATGCTGGCTCTCCCATTCAATGCTGAGCACACTTTTGGGCATCCAATGCACCCACCTCTGATAAACCAAGTTAACAATGGGGCTTTAAGAATTCTGCCATACCAGGTGGCTTCATATTTGCAAATTTTTACCCGTAAAGTTATTGCTTAGTTGCATGTACTCCCCCCGTTCGTTTTTATATGTCTCCCGTTGGTATAAAGTTGAACTGTGTGGCGTCAAATAAATAAAAACGGAGGTAGTATTTGCTAATAACAATACTGGATGCTGAAAAATATGTCTACTTGAATATTTTTTTACGCGTCCACTGCAGACTTGGTAATCAGGTACTTATATTAGAGTTTGAATTTACCATTTTGGGTGCATCATTTACCGTGCAGAGATGGCAGTGTTTCATACTCATTCTTGAAGCACAACTCATATTATGTATAGATATAAGAAACTGGTTGCGCTACATTTATACTCCTAGTTATGTTGGAATTTAGATGCAAATATTCACTTTGCAGTCATGGAAGCCTTATAGCCCTTCTTCATTGAAATACTTCATAATATGCATTGATCATCAAGTTCCAGAAATTCATGTTCGCTGACTTTTTAATTTGGCCCAAATATCTAACATGTAGCAGTTGTCTTATACTccatccgttcttttttatttgtcgtgttttagttcaaaaatgttcTTTTTGTATTTGtcgtgttttagttcaaaaaAGAACTAACGAGTGACAAATATTCAAGAACGGAGGTAGTAATATGTAACTTTTCACTGCAGCCATGGTCTGCATCTATTATTATCTTGTCTGAATCTCTTTCTTCTTGCCAAGATGTACGAGCCATTTTGTTTTATTGCCATTTGATGTGAATTTTATATCCCAACTGCCTGCTGGTTTTAAGCTACAAAGAAGCATGTGAGACAAAAGTCATCACTGACTCAGTAGTACAGCCTGTGACCAGTGTCTACATGACTTAATCTGCTCTCTGCGAACATTTCCTATTTTATGCAGCTACCTCAAGTAATTGATGTATGTGTGCAGAATGCTACAGTGATGGACCATTCAAGGATTTATGAAGCAGGACATGTTATCGATGAACATAGCGATATGCGTTTAGATGTGGATAACATGACTTATGAGGCATGTATCTGATTTGAATGATTGTGAAATCTTTGTGTACCTTTTCTGAGTGCGTATCTATCTGATTACATTCGGTTTTTTTCTGGCATATTTTGCAGGAACTTGTAGCATTGCAAGAGCAGATAGGCGATGTCAATACTGGTTTGACAGAAAGCTATATCCAGGAAAACTTGAGGTCCAGTTTTCATGTTCCAGGAGCAGCTAGCATGTCTGATCAGTTTTCTGAGCTTTCTTTGGAGAATGATGCTTGCATAATATGCCAGGTCAACCTCTTGCCATGTTCAGATGTTCAGTGCTGAATTATAATCTGTTATTTATACATCGTTAATCTTACTGAAAACAGTGAAACCATTGTCTTTGATATTTGTTCGATAGCCAAATATTTGCTTCTTGTTCATAAGGCTGACTTGGTCCACGCCTTGCAGGAGGAGTATAAAGCTAAAGAACTTATAGGAACCCTTGAATGCGGTCACAAGTACCATGTGAATTGCATAAAGCAATGGTTGATGATGAAAAACCTGTGCCCCATATGCAAGACGACAGCTTTGTCATCAGATAGAAGGAACGGATGACCGTCGCCAATAATGTTGTTGGTTGTTTACCGCGTGGCAAATTAGCGTGGATTTTGTAtatagacatggttgcctttattTGCCCGTCCCCTTTGCTGTGGACATAAACTGAGCTTCGAAACACTGTACAGATATTTTGTAGGATGTTTTAGACGTTAAATGGCACAATGGTGTGTAAAGCTCCCATGACTGCCTTGGTAGATGCCCTCTTCCTTTACATTGTACATTGTATTTATCTTTACTCTTCAAAAAAAGAAGCTTGAAAACCGTAAGTTCTGTACATTCTGGAATTGAAAGAACCGGAAATTTTCTTCACCTGTAGAGCTTTTTGCTAGAGCTTTATGAGATTCAGTGGTGAATCTTGAAGTCGTGAAATTTGCTGCTGAAGTTTTAAGTCGTATGAAATTTGCTGCTGAAGTAGGACTTGGTTATGGTTTTCGCTTTCTACCTAATATTCATAGGTGTGTCGCGGTTGCAGTATAGGTGGCGAAGGCTGGCAAGTTTATGTACATGCCGTGCTACATGAAGCACCAACATCATACATGGCACGTGCTTCTGTTGGTGGCAGACAAAAACATCTAATTCACATTTGACCATGCCAATTGCCAAGCATCGACACAATCCAATGAGGTACCCTAGTGACCAATTGGATTGCAATTGCAATTTGCAACATGGCAGCAGTCTAGCAAAAGCAAATAAATAGACTGTTGAAGTAATGCAGCTAGTTTGATAAGAGAAGCGACAGTATGCAGGTACAAGAAATAAAAGGAACAAGGTATCCCTACACTACACCAGAAAGGCCCAAGTCCTGAATGAATCAAATGGCAAAATCAACGAGACACCTGGAAACGAATGAATACAGATCGAGGACCATGACTGCAATAACGTCATGTGCCCTCTAGTGCTGAAGTATCAACAACCAAACCCAAGTACACGCTCTATCCTCTCAAGCTAAGACGAGCAGCAGGCAGACTTCTTGACCGCGGACACGTCGTCCTTGCCGCCGACGTTGATGGTATGGCCCCTGGGAGGCGCGGCGGGGTCGTCGCCGATGTCGAGCGCCTTCTTGCTGACGACGCGGTAGATCTGCGCGAGCACCTCGGTGAAGGCGTCCTCCACGTTCATCGCCTCCAGGGCCGACGTCTCCATGAAGAAGGCGTTCTGGCGCTCGGCGAAGGCCTTGGCGTCCTCGGTCGGGACGGCCCTGAGGTGGCGCAGGTCCGCCTTGTTCCCTACCAGCATCATGACGATGTTGGCGTCCGTGTGGTCCCTCAGCTCCCTCATCCACCGCTCCACGTTCTCGAAGGTGACGTGCCGCGTGACGTCGTACACGACCAGCGCCCCTACCGCTCCGCGGTAGTACGCGCTCGTGATAGCGCGGTATCTGGGGTGGGGGAAGCAGAAGCATCATCGACACCAAGTGGTAAGTTAGCTGCGGTGCGGGAACTAGTTGGAACGGCACAAAACCACATGAATAATAATGCTACTCCTATACAGTAGTACGAGACGCACAGGAATCCTTAGCCCCACATGAGTAATGGCACTCCTGTATCACACAGGAACCAACAGCTAGCAGTGCGTTGTCGATCGAACAGCTGAGCACGGGGCTATGGTTATGATTTCTATCCACGATTTCAACGTCCATAATTTCACACCTGGCATAAACGGCCTGTGTCATCCGCTCCTGGCATAACTGAATATACTCTGATAGCTCGAAATGTGATAGATCGAAAAATGGTAAGTGCAAGAGCAGTCCATgtgtaaaaaaaataaaaaaaagcaGCTAGGGGTCACCGACCAGACTATTACTAAGATCCGTACGGCGCACGCATGGCAATCGCTAACGAATGGACCCCGATCGGATACCATCATACACGAGGAAAGGGGAAGATGCGGATCTGGGGGTGGGTCGTAACTCGCACGCACCTTTCCTGGCCGGCGGTGTCCCAGATCTGGGCCTTGACGACCTTGTCCTCGACGTGGATGCTGCGGGTGGCGAACTCGACGCCGATGGTGGACTTGgactcgaggctgaactcgttGCGCGTGAAGCGCGAGAGCAGGTTCGACTTGCCGACGCCGGAGTCGCCGATGAGCACCACCTTGAAGAGgtagtcgtagtcgtcgtccgccCGGTACGCCATCGCCACCAGACGGCCGGGCGGCGGCGGGACGGGCGGTGGAGGAGGAGGGGCGCGCGGATGGGGCAGAGCGGGTGTGGGTGTGGGTGTTTTTTTTTCCTTCTCAGTTCCCAATTCCACCCCGGGCGGGTGCGGGTGCGGGTGCTCGGTTTCCGTTGGCTTGGTGCGGGGTCGGTGCCGTGCGGGCGTCGTGCAGTGCTCTTGTGCATGGTTCAGTTGGTTGGGTAGTGGGGCGCACGCCGCCGAGCACCAGGTCCCAGCGGGGAGATGTGGTGGTCGTGGATGGGGGGGCTCTTTTTTTTGGGCGTTTTTTTTGAGCTGGTGGCGGCGGATCGTGGCTTGTTTTCTGGGCAGATGAGCGGTGCAGTTTCTGGGTGAGCCAGATGCAGCAGATCAGAACGCGTCGAGGTCTGGTCGTGTGGCTGGATGGATGGAGGCTGGAGCCTGGAGCACGTCAAGTCGACCTCCACGTACGATACGGACACCAAGGCAAGGCTACCTAACAAAGCGAGGTTTCCGTGCCGCAGTGATCATGGCATGGACACACGAGTGTCGAACTAGAGGCCGTAGGTGTAGTAGGTTCGTTCCATCCATGCATGCCAAATTGAATTTGCAGCATTCATCCCAGTGTCGAACAAGTGGTTCACGC from Zea mays cultivar B73 chromosome 6, Zm-B73-REFERENCE-NAM-5.0, whole genome shotgun sequence harbors:
- the LOC103630734 gene encoding probable E3 ubiquitin-protein ligase ZFP1 — encoded protein: MTHRNMLWTHQSVNPEWEQRHAQVQPGSSYYAGTASDSSNLGVQVAVGVPGNTANVGICDLRNHECPHVHNSYPHAGVTSRFVFPTTMYNPSMSAAAVNIYIPQTQSFGLGSVLPPSLHNQVPTGTIDESSSSVNFGDSAIGFMKRKNAVVAGSHHFLHGFAGSSSSVHVPQNPVHGPWNPSSQSNCLPSSAASNLPEYHNSNGWPYLEESSADASNSFSSVAACQELAPHGNYLYPACHISQSNTWVPQPAGYGVPQWGYSNAVVNPPGTADMSNGPLPHFCQNSMQAPQIQVSHQQFIGNNAVHGLNPSATGLPLHPRMLALPFNAEHTFGHPMHPPLINQVNNGALRILPYQNATVMDHSRIYEAGHVIDEHSDMRLDVDNMTYEELVALQEQIGDVNTGLTESYIQENLRSSFHVPGAASMSDQFSELSLENDACIICQEEYKAKELIGTLECGHKYHVNCIKQWLMMKNLCPICKTTALSSDRRNG
- the LOC100284756 gene encoding ras-related protein Rab11B, which produces MAYRADDDYDYLFKVVLIGDSGVGKSNLLSRFTRNEFSLESKSTIGVEFATRSIHVEDKVVKAQIWDTAGQERYRAITSAYYRGAVGALVVYDVTRHVTFENVERWMRELRDHTDANIVMMLVGNKADLRHLRAVPTEDAKAFAERQNAFFMETSALEAMNVEDAFTEVLAQIYRVVSKKALDIGDDPAAPPRGHTINVGGKDDVSAVKKSACCSS